The following are from one region of the Siniperca chuatsi isolate FFG_IHB_CAS linkage group LG13, ASM2008510v1, whole genome shotgun sequence genome:
- the penka gene encoding proenkephalin a — translation MAAPAHGTCVWMLVLGACVSLVVGTDCGKECALCVYRLLGQQSGFPSLTCSLECEGGLDSQKLRLCQDFLLEEENDIPLDADPRQQQEQEAGGAMTADEEDATSPEHQLAKKYGGFMKRYGGFMSRRSSSPKGALEDPGNQDEEENVRLEILKILNEAAEHGGEGDGQGGEAVKRYGGFMRRSDGGVVQGDLLEAVLGRGLKKRYGGFMRRVGRPEWLVDSSKSGGVLKRAWENSELQKRYGGFMD, via the exons ATGGCTGCCCCTGCACACGGAACATGCGTGTGGATGTTGGTTCtgggtgcgtgtgtgtcacTGGTGGTTGGAACGGACTGCGGGAAGGAGTGTGCACTATGTGTGTACCGTCTGCTGGGACAGCAGTCTGGTTTTCCCTCCCTG ACATGCTCACTTGAGTGCGAGGGTGGGTTGGACAGCCAGAAGCTCCGCCTGTGCCAGGACTTCCTGTTGGAGGAGGAAAACGACATTCCTCTGGATGCTGACCCCCGTCAACAGCAGGAACAGGAAGCAGGGGGTGCCATGACAGCTGACGAAGAGGACGCAACATCACCGGAACACCAGCTGGCCAAGAAGTACGGCGGCTTTATGAAGCGCTACGGTGGTTTCATGTCACGCCGCTCCTCCTCTCCAAAGGGGGCACTAGAGGATCCTGGAAACCAGGACGAGGAAGAAAACGTTCGCCTGGAAATCCTAAAGATTCTCAATGAAGCGGCCGAGCACGGTGGTGAGGGGGATGGTCAGGGAGGCGAGGCGGTGAAGAGGTATGGAGGCTTCATGCGTCGGTCTGATGGAGGGGTGGTGCAGGGCGACCTGCTGGAGGCGGTGTTAGGCCGCGGGCTTAAGAAGCGCTATGGAGGGTTCATGAGGCGCGTGGGCAGGCCTGAGTGGCTGGTGGACAGCAGCAAGAGTGGGGGGGTGTTGAAACGGGCTTGGGAGAACAGCGAGCTACAGAAGAGGTATGGTGGGTTCATGGACTAG